In Taeniopygia guttata chromosome 6, bTaeGut7.mat, whole genome shotgun sequence, the genomic stretch TCTGGAGAATTCCACTCCCTGACCTACTGAGTTAATACGAAGAGCTTTGAAGTTTGGTGTTTCAAATTCAGGAATACATTTGAGCAGTGCCTTGTCACCATTTTTTAGCCAttttaatacataaaaataagcAAAGCTAGTACAAATGTTTTTCTAAGACAACTGATGGATTCTTCTTTTACCTTTATTAATTCTTCTACTTCCTTAagttcctgaagaaaaaaaaaaaatagatgcaCTGTAAAAACTGTAATACATATGTAGGCATCGATGCAACTACAGACAGACACATATACTGACATACACATATAAATACATACTTTCCTTGAAAGCCTATCATGAATTTGGACTAACCTGGGGGTAGGCTGTGTAAAGTGGCAAGTCCAGGACAATATGATCTTTCACGTGTCTGGCCTTTAATTCCCCACTCAGTGTCACAAATGTGAGAactgaatttgtattttctagAGAGAGAATGTTGCAACATTATCAGACATTAGAATTTTAACCTAAGTTATCATAGCCCTAGAGTAGCTCAGTAGATTCAGAAACAGTTAGTTATACAGCTCAAATATATCCAGAGCAGCACTGTATTCTGGGCAAAATGCCCAACTAAATAAATCCGTTGAGGCTAATAAGCACAACAATTGTCAGGGAATCATTCCTGCATTTGCCTAGAATGAATGGGAATGTCCTTTTAACAGAAAGAGCAATATTCCCTATTCATCAAATCCTACTGTACCTCTCCCAGATGACATTTGCTTATTTAGCACTTTCGTTACACAAAAGTAATAGCAGGGCATTGGAATCAGAGGGTAGGCATCAGACTACAGCCTTGTAACTACAGAGCAGTAGTGAAAGATACCCAGGGTATCTTCATTTGGGTTCTATAGATGTTCTGAATGTTTTAAAGCCTTTATCTTAAAAAATAGAGATGCTAATTAGAAGTAAATGttctaaaaaaaatatagtaatGCATAGTTGTAAACCTACTTTGTACATGAAATAACACAGCAGCTGATGCAAGAGTAGCATGACCACAGAGAGGAACTTCGTTGGCTGGGGTGAACCATCTGAGCCCAAAGCAGGAaccttgaaaaaataaaatttatttagtgCTATTAAGTGGAAGAAGTCTGTATCTTCATTTTATCTCAATATATATAGAGTGATGATGTTTCAGTTAATCAAAATGCATGTTGCAATCAATTTTGGTCTTAAACACACTTCTAGGTACCCATTTTGCACTGATTTTTCAGAATAGCTATCCCTTTTGAATTAAGTTAACAACCTCTGCATGCTGCACAGATTTTTCTTCACCCTTAACAGGTCTTATTTAGAACATAAAGGCCCTGTGTCCATGTGTATTATGAAATCCTGCAGAGGCATAGTCATGATCTGTATCAGCTGCAGGCCAGGTTACCATCTAGAGGCCATAGATGGTTTTGTTGGTATAACAGAACCTGTACTGAAGTTAGCTCAGTTATGAATTATTTTGCTTAAAACACTGGTAAAAGCCTCTAATGTCTACTACTCCTTCATTTCACtagaaattatatttctatttgctatttaaaaaatttggAACACACACGCACGATACTTGGTTTCCTGTAACTTTTGCAAATGCATTTCAAGTGAATAATTACCATACAAACACAACAAGATGTGAAACAacaaaataggttttttttaaatccacacCAGTCTTGTCATTACTACTATGGGAAGTTCGTGCATTAAAGTCAGTCCTCtctaacaaaacaaacagaacccaaataaaaccctgTGGTGGAACCAAATGGCCCCAGGAGTGAAGTGCTGCGAGGGCtggccagccccagccatgAGCCTGCTCCGTGCTGCTCACGCACTGCTCCAAGCAGAAACCGCGCCAGGAGTGGGACACGAGGGATTCATGCACGCCTTTGTGGGGACAAACGTgacccagagcagctcctggacaCTCCAGACATACAGCTGCACTTGGACTGAGAGGACATTAAGTACTCCCATAAATTCACATGTCCCTAAAATAACAGAGTtgattggtttggttttttctttgaTTAACATTAAATGAAATGTACTGATCATGAAGGCCTGCAGAAACATACGCTGTGTCCAGGAGCCCTCACTAGACCAATCTGTGTTCCAGAAGCAGATGATAAATGACATTCTGATGTTCCTGGTTCACTCCCACTGCCCCTGAGCACAGTCTCGGGTGTAGCTGAGTGACCAAATTCCTTTGAAAGAACTGTGCACCCCTTGGGTAGCTGTGTGGGTCTGAGACCACAAAGTAGCCCATTAGTACCAAAAGCATTATAAGGATACAGAAGCTGGCATTTTGTGTGCTGCTAAATATGGATGACTTGAAAATAAGTCTGTTAAACATACTGGCAAAGTGCTAACATGAAAAATGAACAGTATTGTAACTTCTTACTCcaagcaattaaaataaattctaattATATTAACAGGAGCAAGCAATTATAGTTACTACTACTAGTACAACTATAGTTACTACTACTACTCCTATCCTTAATATTTTCAATTACAAAGACTGTACAAAATCCTACTCCCTGAACAATccatgaaaaaacaaaatgatAAACATGACTCCTTAACCTAGAATCTAAGTCCGGACTAGTGGACTAGTGGAGCCCCTTGGCCTGCACCACCACACAAGTGAGCACATTCAGCAAACTGATTCAGCTGAAAATTAATCCAGAGCAAGTCTGAATGCATTCTGCATTTGTCTGATGTTTTCTTGTCAGCAGAATCACTAACTTTTGCTAAAGTCATCTCCAGGTTTCAGTTTTCTGATGAAAGCTGTTTCTGAAAGGTTCATTTCTGTTGCAATTTTTTGGTGCAAATCTTCATCCAGGTCCTAGGGATGACATAACAAATTCAGTCAAGAGCAGgcaaaaaaaatgcagaatcaAACTTTCTGTCAAAtacagtaatttaattttctattataATAAAACATAGGTTCAgttttaattcaaaataatcTCTGCGAGTAAAAAAACTTTAAGTGAGACAATACGCTCCCTCAGTAGGAACTGAGAAGAGACaaactagaaaaagaaatataactAGTGGATCACACTAAGCACCTGTGATTTAAGCCAGTGGACATTGATCCCAAGATACCCAAGCCCAGGGATTGTATAACATTCTCCTTGGCCCATGTCCCACTGCTCTTTCCCCACGGTTATGCTGACTGGCCAGTTTTGAGAATCTGATCTTTCAAATGCTGAAACTCAACTGAAACAAAGTACTACAGGAACCTGGTCAGGTCCAGTCTGAGAGATAAAAACCCTTTTAACTTGAATTACTTCAGTAACGAACCCTTTTCAGCCAATAATCCCATACTACAGCTACAAACCAATACCTGATTAGTACACAGAGCTGTACTTGCAGACTGAATTCTGCACAGTTAAAGAACATTCTAACATTTTACACGACAGTTACATTCCCTTTATCTCAGGAAGAGTTCTGTCAGTTACTGTAAAGATCCTAGACCAGAACAAAGACCAgtaaaaatgttattaaaataaccttttttttaataacatggAACCTTATTGAAATACTGCCATCCTGTGGCACCTCTGAAACGCAGAAAGACTGGCTTTGCCATTCCTGCATTTGTCCTGATTTTCTCTGTAAAGCATCTGCTGAGACTCTGGAGGGAGCAGAGAATAGGTGTTTTGCATAGATGCATCACACTTTCTTCAGCCTTAGAATAAAATGCTGAATTAGGATCTCGACTTTAGCTGTCACACTAAAGGCTTTACTTCCAGGAACTGTAGAAAAATTTAAACATCTGCATCCCAAAATCATCATACAAGTAAGATGGCTTCACAATATCTTGACGCAATAAAGTAAAACTAgtattaaaaatgcaattagaaGCTCATAATTTTAATGCAGAAATCATTTTGAGAGTATTTAGATTTTTATGGGGCCAAAAATATGTCTGAAGAGAGAGGTTCCCTCATACCTTTGTCTGACCTGGTAAGTAGGCAAAGTTATATGAGATTTAGACAGACTTAGGAACCTCTGGAAAGGATTCACACTGGCATTACAAGCTGTTGCCATTGGCTACTCTAGAtaaattttcatatttacaATTTTTATCAGGAGTTACTACACAAACAGTACAAGGCCTGTAAGTTTCTAATCCATCTTAATAATTCTTTTTGTTAGGAATCGGTACCAATTAGTACCAACTGTTCACAACACCCTGATGAGGATAACTAGTGTCAACTGCACCAAAACTACCATGCAACACTGAAGCAATAAAAGCTGTTTAAACTTGCCTAAAGCTGAACCCAACACACTAATGGTGAAAGACTCACATCCAGGTCTATACCCACTCTTTGTCTTTCcagggaaacaggaaaaagtcaaaaaaaaaaaaaaaaaaaagggagaaaacccacaccaaaaccaaacccattTCTGCTGAGTACTGATTCTGTTTTACAGCGTTACTTTTCAGATTTCACTCTGAATACCTCTTAATTCTTCagaatttttattctgaattatTCTTGAAGAAATGAAGCAATTTCTTCTAACTCAATATAAATCCAGTCTATTccttaacaaaatatttttaacagacCACAAAAAATTCAAACTTTGTCTTGTATGACATCgttttgaccaaaaaaaaaaaaaaagcaccccTGTGCTAATTTCTCTGTATTCTTGTGCCACAGCAAACAAGTCTGGAAAACAGATGTCTTgagtaaagaaagcaaagtcTAATGGAGTGCTGAGTGCTCAGGCCAAGTACAGAATGACAAATGTCTTTGCAGTACCCCAAACcatagttgggttttttttttttaacttacatTTTCAAGCAGACAAACTGCCGCAGGATTTCCAGAAAAGGGTCGGTTTGTAAATGCATCAACTGTAATAACTGGAATCTGCATTGTCGTGTGCACCTGTTtagctgcaggctgtgctctgccaggtACTCTCTCATGGGTTTTACCCAACCGCAGCACAACTCCAAGTTAATGCTTTCCGGGAGGCAGGCGGAGCCAGCGGCCCCATCCGTCACTTCCTAGCGCCGACACGGATCCAGACTCCTTTCTAGCCCCTGGCGTTGcgcagtgatttttttttttttattaaaacacacattttaaCCTCCCTCGCCATCAGCCCCTGAACGCCTCAGCGCGCTCTTTCACCACAGCGCCCGGCCCGCTGTGCCGCGCACTGAGGGAGGCGGGATCCTGCTGAGGAGTGGCAGCAGCCATCACACGCGGCCACACCGGGAAACCTTCCTCATTCTCACTGTCTCCCAAAGCTGCGCGGAGGCAGAGGGACACGCTGAGCGAGACACACGCTCCAGAGGACGGCCGGGTGCGGGTGCCGGTGCCGCCTCAGCGCGGCCGTGAGGCGCTGCCGCCATGGGGCCAGGCCCGGGCACGCGCGCGCCCCACCCCCGCGCGAGCCGCGCTCGCTCCCCTTGGCGCCAAAAcgagcggcggcggccgcgcggcCGAGGCGGAGCGCGCACGCGCGCGGGCGGCCCCTCAGCCGAGGAGGCGGCGAAAGGCCGAGGCGGGACGCCCCTCCCCTACCGCGCATGCGCCATCGCTCCCTTCCACCGCTCCCCCCCCGCTTTTCCCCCCGAGTCGCGCGTGCGCGGGAGCCGCCCAGGCGGGTGTGAGGCGGCGCGCGGCGCGGGTATCGCGATAGTCGCGCGGCCCGGACGCTCCGCTGCCCGTGGGCGCTGCGCAGTGTGGGTCCGCCGGACGGCTCGGCAGTGAGCGAGGAGACGCGTCCTGCCCGGTGCGAGCGGCTGCCGGGGTACGGCCGGGCTGCGCGAGACGCGCGCGGT encodes the following:
- the PBLD gene encoding phenazine biosynthesis-like domain-containing protein isoform X3 → MQIPVITVDAFTNRPFSGNPAAVCLLENDLDEDLHQKIATEMNLSETAFIRKLKPGDDFSKSSCFGLRWFTPANEVPLCGHATLASAAVLFHVQKNTNSVLTFVTLSGELKARHVKDHIVLDLPLYTAYPQELKEVEELIKAAVGDMIVQDVRYSPDTKKLLVRLSDTYERSVLENLKVSAQHFLSAEKTGKVKGLILTVKGNSSGKGHDFYSRYFSPWYGILEDPVTGSAHAVLSSYWSEQLGKKEMLECLLCLRIQSDQRRAFLAAVPEK
- the PBLD gene encoding phenazine biosynthesis-like domain-containing protein isoform X5; amino-acid sequence: MQIPVITVDAFTNRPFSGNPAAVCLLENDLDEDLHQKIATEMNLSETAFIRKLKPGDDFSKSSCFGLRWFTPANEVPLCGHATLASAAVLFHVQKNTNSVLTFVTLSGELKARHVKDHIVLDLPLYTAYPQELKEVEELIKAAVGDMIVQDVRYSPDTKKLLVRLSDTYERSVLENLKVSAQHFLSAEKTGKVKGLILTVKGNSSGKGHDFYSRYFSPWYGILEDPVTGSAHAVLSSYWSEQLGKKEMLELPFF
- the PBLD gene encoding phenazine biosynthesis-like domain-containing protein isoform X4 — its product is MQIPVITVDAFTNRPFSGNPAAVCLLENDLDEDLHQKIATEMNLSETAFIRKLKPGDDFSKSSCFGLRWFTPANEVPLCGHATLASAAVLFHVQKNTNSVLTFVTLSGELKARHVKDHIVLDLPLYTAYPQELKEVEELIKAAVGDMIVQDVRYSPDTKKLLVRLSDTYERSVLENLKVSAQHFLSAEKTGKVKGLILTVKGNSSGKGHDFYSRYFSPWYGILEDPVTGSAHAVLSSYWSEQLGKKEMLGNSWCSSFFTPKTVP